The Syntrophorhabdaceae bacterium nucleotide sequence CCCGTTGACGCTGTGGCTCCCTACCGTTGCCAGATGCGCCATCCGCACGTATCGATCTCCCGTTTCATCGATCAGGGAAAGACGGCGAACACGTTCTTCGTCGCCCGGATAGGCAGCCCTGACATCATCGAGAAAGCGCCTGTTTATCTCGAAAATGATCTCGAGATGCCTGGGCAGCACGCTCTGAAAAAGTGGCAGGGGCCACTTCTCGAGGGCTTCGGGAAGGAGCGTGTGATTCGTATAGGAAAAGGTCTTCCTCGTGGTGTCCCAGGCCGACTCCCAGTCAATCCGGTACTGATCGACGAGAAGTCTCATAAGCTCGGCCACGGCGATGGAGGGATGGGTATCGTTCAACTGGACAGCAAACCTCTCGTTGAGCGTCTCGGGCCCTTCCCCTGTTATGGAATGGATACGGATCATATCCTGCAGTGAACAGGAGACGAAGAAGTACTGCTGGGAAAGCCTCAGCGCCTTGCCAGCGGCTGCTTCGTCATTGGGATAGAGTACCTTGGAGATCGTTTCGGAGGCCACCTTTTCCTCCACCGCGCGGTCGTAGTCACCGACATTGAATGCCTGGAAATCGAAGGATTCACAGGCCTCCGACTTCCACAGCCGAAGGACGTTGACTGTCTCGACACGATAACCCGGCACGGGGGTATCGTAGGCCATGCCCTTCACAACCCTCCCGGGCACCCAGCCTACATGATAGCATCCATCCTGATCGTAATAATGCTCGGTACACCCCCCGAATTGGACATAGTACGTGATCTCGGGACGGGCTATCTCCCAGGGATTGCCCAGGGCCAGCCATTTGTCCGTGATCTCACGCTGCCAGCCGTCGACGATATCCTGGTCGAAAATTCCAAATTCGTAGCGTATCCCGTAACCAAGGGCAAGCACCCTCTGACTGGCAAGGGAATCGAGAAAGCAAGCGGCAAGCCTTCCCAGGCCGCCGTTTCCAAGACCGGGTTCCCTTTCCTGCGCTATCAGTTCATCGAAATCGAGGCCGAGCCCGATCACGGCTTCCTTCGTTTGTTCATAAATGCCGAGGTTTATCATGGCATTGCCCAGATGGGGACCCATCAGGAACTCTGCGGACAGGTAGCAAACGGCCCGGGATGTCTTGCGCAGCCCTTCCGTGGAACGAACCCAGTTCTCGAGCATCCTGTCCCGCACCGTATATGCCAGGGCCATGTACCAGTCGTTCTTCGTTGCGAGACGTGGGATGCGGGCCTGGATGAAATTGAGGTTCTCGAGGATGGCGCACCGTATGGTATCCGCGCCAAGACCTATCCGGACGTCCTCGCCCGATAGAAGCCTGACATCCTGACTATCTGCGGTTTCCTGGACCATCGCAACCTCCTGTGGCGTAAATGTGCCTATCGGAATAAAGACCTTATTTCTCCGCCGCTGTCAATAATACAGC carries:
- a CDS encoding glycogen/starch/alpha-glucan phosphorylase, whose protein sequence is MVQETADSQDVRLLSGEDVRIGLGADTIRCAILENLNFIQARIPRLATKNDWYMALAYTVRDRMLENWVRSTEGLRKTSRAVCYLSAEFLMGPHLGNAMINLGIYEQTKEAVIGLGLDFDELIAQEREPGLGNGGLGRLAACFLDSLASQRVLALGYGIRYEFGIFDQDIVDGWQREITDKWLALGNPWEIARPEITYYVQFGGCTEHYYDQDGCYHVGWVPGRVVKGMAYDTPVPGYRVETVNVLRLWKSEACESFDFQAFNVGDYDRAVEEKVASETISKVLYPNDEAAAGKALRLSQQYFFVSCSLQDMIRIHSITGEGPETLNERFAVQLNDTHPSIAVAELMRLLVDQYRIDWESAWDTTRKTFSYTNHTLLPEALEKWPLPLFQSVLPRHLEIIFEINRRFLDDVRAAYPGDEERVRRLSLIDETGDRYVRMAHLATVGSHSVNGVAALHTELLQKTVMKDFHELTPGKFLNVTNGVTPRRWMVLSNPLMSKLITDAIGDGWVCNSHNQIRNLEPFADDGEFRKAWGSMKRQNKHGLARVIRERTGIVVDPESLFDIQVKRIHEYKRQHLNALHVISHYLKLKKNPRGDVPARTVIFGGKAAPGYFMAKLIIKLITSIAGVVNSDPDVGERLKVVFIPDFNVKNGQRIYPAADLSEQISTAGKEASGTGNMKFAMNGALTIGTLDGANVEIMEEVGTENFFLFGLDAPQVGDLKAGGYDPMEYYERNGDLREALDLIGSGRFSDGNRDLFKPLVDALLSHDEYFLLADYQSYMERQEDVNRAYLDAQRWVRMSILNVARSGKFSSDRSILEYAEKIWRVNADAALAPGP